Proteins from one Camelina sativa cultivar DH55 chromosome 8, Cs, whole genome shotgun sequence genomic window:
- the LOC109126070 gene encoding heat shock 70 kDa protein cognate 1-like — protein MSDEGGGLAIGSTTSSCVGESEIIPNDQCNQTMPSYADSERLIGDAAKIPDNTVFDARKQEEDEEAKQLLVDMIVNETMKNTTFMGA, from the exons ATGTCGGATGAAGGAGGAGGTCTAGCGATCGGGAGTACGACAAGTTCTTGCGTAGGTGAGAGTGAGATCATCCCTAATGATCAATGCAACCAAACGATGCCTTCTTACGCGGACTCTGAGCGGTTGATTGGCGATGCTGCCAAGATTCCGGATAACACTGTCTTCG ATGCAAGAAAAcaggaagaggatgaagaagctAAGCAACTATTAGTAGATATGATAGTGAATGAAACAATGAAGAATACAACTTTCATGGGAGCTTAA